Proteins encoded by one window of Bradyrhizobium sp. B097:
- a CDS encoding DUF2849 domain-containing protein yields MTSPLEQKKIKITGPSVVTANRTWDGAVVYRTAKQGWSTELSDSAVVSTSDDARALLAEATADDVGAVGPYIAPVELKDGGKVKPGNLREHIRAKGVTIDLQVPA; encoded by the coding sequence ATGACCTCTCCGCTCGAACAGAAGAAAATCAAGATCACTGGCCCCTCGGTGGTGACCGCCAACCGCACCTGGGATGGCGCCGTCGTGTACCGAACCGCCAAACAGGGCTGGTCCACCGAACTTTCCGATTCCGCCGTCGTCAGCACCTCTGACGATGCCCGCGCGCTGCTGGCCGAAGCCACCGCCGACGACGTCGGTGCGGTCGGCCCCTATATCGCGCCGGTCGAGCTCAAGGACGGCGGCAAGGTCAAGCCGGGCAATCTCCGCGAACACATCCGCGCCAAGGGCGTCACCATCGATCTCCAGGTCCCCGCGTAA